A genomic region of Planctomycetota bacterium contains the following coding sequences:
- a CDS encoding ABC transporter ATP-binding protein, whose translation MTDTLLQIRGVSKSFGDTHVLHDLNFDIEAGSITALVGPSGCGKSTLLNAILGTVPQNVGSIKVDGREVDGPGRDRGIVYQRYTLFPYLTARKNVAIGPILDSTHLWQRLLHPLRTREMKRKWRGEADKWLAKVGLADAADRYPSELSGGMRQRVAIAQAMILRPSILLLDEPFGALDEATREELQDMLLGFYAENQAAKAAGKRPPHTILIVTHELNEAILVSDRILGLSQYWNWQGAGHAECPGATIVYDEPAPIFAVGDERKPESFYEQRHAIRRIVFEPEMPVEPVPRDKTAGAVVDELSTSKPEVVGNPSAPAR comes from the coding sequence TTGACCGACACGCTTCTCCAAATCCGCGGCGTCTCCAAGTCATTCGGCGACACGCACGTCCTGCACGATCTGAACTTCGACATCGAGGCCGGGTCGATCACGGCACTGGTCGGGCCGTCGGGTTGCGGGAAGTCGACGTTGCTGAACGCGATCCTGGGAACGGTGCCGCAAAACGTGGGGTCGATCAAAGTCGATGGTCGCGAGGTTGACGGCCCGGGGCGTGACCGTGGGATCGTCTACCAGCGGTACACGCTGTTTCCGTACCTGACCGCGCGGAAGAACGTTGCGATTGGACCGATCCTTGACTCGACGCACCTCTGGCAACGCCTGCTGCACCCGCTGCGGACACGGGAGATGAAACGCAAGTGGCGTGGCGAGGCAGACAAGTGGCTCGCGAAGGTCGGCCTCGCCGACGCAGCCGACCGGTACCCGTCCGAACTCTCGGGCGGCATGCGGCAACGCGTCGCCATCGCCCAGGCCATGATCCTTCGTCCGAGCATCCTCTTGCTCGACGAACCCTTCGGTGCACTCGACGAGGCGACCCGCGAAGAGCTGCAAGACATGCTTTTGGGCTTTTACGCCGAGAATCAAGCCGCCAAAGCCGCCGGGAAGCGCCCGCCGCACACGATTCTGATCGTCACGCACGAACTCAACGAGGCGATCCTTGTGAGCGACCGGATTTTGGGCCTGAGCCAGTATTGGAACTGGCAGGGGGCCGGGCATGCCGAGTGCCCCGGGGCGACGATCGTTTACGACGAGCCCGCGCCGATCTTCGCGGTCGGGGATGAACGCAAGCCCGAGTCGTTCTACGAGCAGCGTCACGCGATCCGTCGCATCGTGTTCGAGCCTGAAATGCCGGTCGAACCGGTGCCCCGCGACAAAACCGCCGGGGCAGTTGTCGACGAGTTATCCACAAGCAAACCCGAGGTTGTCGGCAACCCTTCGGCTCCCGCCCGATAA
- a CDS encoding ABC transporter permease subunit, with the protein MFRLREPIPRPVYLLLAAAGVIVLLLAYTGVSLQRKAENPEDKTIPSWSQLADGVRFSFTPDKRTGEIRIWEDGKATFGRLAAGLGIGIALGVVLGIAMGCYAAVQAVVHFPISFLSRIPPPAIFTILFVVLDFDIAGWMPKWLASVIGRDVLGNLDFFVASIGIGVVSILAQTVFGAVREDVPAELVHKAQTMGASQPEIVWDVIVPTVLPRVIDAARLQIGPAMVFLIAAEYVNADVGIGYQLRFQIRPLNVNVMIVYAVVLGLVGFALDFVVRKLRGLVAPWYGVKS; encoded by the coding sequence ATGTTCCGACTCCGCGAGCCCATACCACGCCCCGTCTACCTGCTGCTCGCGGCGGCGGGGGTGATCGTGCTGCTGCTGGCGTACACCGGGGTGTCGTTGCAGCGTAAAGCCGAGAACCCCGAGGACAAGACTATCCCGTCTTGGTCGCAACTCGCTGACGGTGTTCGGTTTAGCTTTACGCCTGACAAGCGGACCGGCGAAATCCGCATCTGGGAAGACGGCAAAGCAACGTTTGGCCGACTCGCTGCGGGGCTTGGCATCGGCATCGCGCTGGGCGTGGTGCTCGGGATCGCGATGGGGTGTTATGCGGCGGTGCAAGCGGTGGTACATTTTCCGATTTCATTCCTCTCGCGAATCCCACCGCCGGCGATCTTCACGATTCTCTTCGTGGTGCTTGACTTCGACATCGCTGGCTGGATGCCGAAATGGCTGGCAAGCGTGATTGGGCGTGACGTACTCGGAAACCTTGACTTCTTCGTTGCGAGCATCGGGATCGGCGTGGTGTCGATCCTCGCACAGACGGTGTTCGGCGCGGTGAGAGAAGACGTGCCAGCCGAGTTGGTTCACAAAGCTCAGACGATGGGCGCGAGCCAGCCGGAGATCGTGTGGGACGTGATCGTGCCGACGGTGCTGCCGCGCGTAATCGACGCGGCCCGTTTGCAGATCGGGCCGGCGATGGTGTTCCTGATCGCCGCCGAGTACGTCAACGCCGACGTCGGCATCGGCTACCAGCTGCGGTTTCAGATCAGGCCGTTGAACGTGAACGTGATGATCGTCTACGCGGTGGTGCTGGGGCTGGTCGGGTTCGCGTTGGACTTCGTCGTCCGCAAGCTACGTGGCCTCGTCGCGCCGTGGTATGGAGTGAAAAGTTGA
- the hemA gene encoding glutamyl-tRNA reductase, producing the protein MRKIRLLGLNHTTAALDVRERMAFPPVKQVEALRTLRQRKPDGEFVLISTCNRVELVHAAEEPWDDARLVAELAAMRGADPAALTQSVYQLAGRAATEHLFRVSAGMGSMVVGETQILGQVKAAYATAQAEGTIGKRLHPLFQRALQVGKQVLHETALGEGRVSIASVAVDYARQIFGDFGKQTVLVVGAGKMARLVARSFVDQKPKRMLLCNRSADRAESLRQAHGGETVPWENLEQALVEADVAAFGTGADTAVLTVDMLEPLMSRRRYRPMFLIDVAVPRNVEVACGELESVYRYDVDDLQRVVSRTTAGRQEALADAEAIVARHVEQFTVWNRQRELGPTIAALYKKQHDRSKLELDALLATMPDLDETQRARLEDFRRKLVNKLMHDPVKALRRRGEGHAYQHALAELFNLDNE; encoded by the coding sequence ATGCGCAAGATCCGCCTGCTGGGACTGAACCACACCACCGCGGCGCTGGACGTGCGCGAGCGCATGGCGTTCCCACCGGTCAAACAGGTCGAGGCGTTGCGGACGCTCCGGCAACGCAAGCCCGACGGCGAGTTCGTGCTGATCTCGACGTGCAACCGCGTGGAGTTGGTACACGCCGCCGAGGAGCCGTGGGACGACGCCCGGCTCGTCGCCGAACTCGCGGCCATGCGCGGCGCGGACCCGGCGGCGTTGACCCAGAGCGTGTACCAGCTCGCCGGCCGGGCCGCGACCGAACACCTTTTCCGTGTGTCGGCCGGCATGGGGTCGATGGTCGTGGGCGAAACGCAAATCCTCGGGCAGGTCAAGGCCGCCTACGCCACCGCGCAAGCCGAGGGCACCATTGGTAAACGGTTGCATCCGTTGTTCCAACGCGCGTTGCAAGTCGGCAAGCAGGTGCTCCACGAGACCGCGCTCGGCGAGGGGCGGGTCAGCATCGCGTCGGTCGCTGTCGACTACGCCCGGCAGATTTTCGGTGACTTCGGCAAGCAGACCGTGCTCGTCGTCGGTGCCGGGAAAATGGCTCGGCTCGTGGCGCGATCGTTCGTGGACCAGAAGCCGAAGCGGATGCTGCTATGCAATCGCAGCGCCGACCGGGCCGAATCGCTGCGCCAAGCCCACGGCGGCGAAACAGTGCCATGGGAGAACCTCGAACAAGCCTTGGTCGAAGCCGACGTCGCCGCCTTCGGCACCGGAGCCGACACGGCGGTCCTCACGGTCGACATGCTCGAGCCGTTGATGAGCAGGCGTCGGTATCGGCCGATGTTTCTGATCGACGTGGCCGTACCCCGCAATGTCGAGGTTGCCTGCGGCGAGCTCGAATCGGTGTACCGCTATGACGTCGACGACCTGCAACGCGTGGTGAGTCGGACCACCGCCGGGCGACAGGAAGCGCTCGCCGACGCCGAGGCGATCGTCGCCCGTCACGTCGAACAATTCACTGTCTGGAACCGCCAACGCGAGCTCGGCCCGACGATCGCCGCGCTGTACAAGAAGCAGCACGACCGCAGCAAGTTGGAGCTTGACGCACTGCTGGCGACGATGCCGGATCTGGACGAGACACAGCGGGCAAGGCTCGAGGACTTCCGCCGCAAACTGGTGAACAAGCTCATGCACGATCCTGTGAAAGCCCTGCGGCGTCGTGGCGAGGGGCATGCTTATCAGCATGCATTGGCGGAGTTGTTCAACCTCGACAATGAGTGA
- the ccsA gene encoding cytochrome c biogenesis protein CcsA gives MPAPHVNPLPLMLIGGAALASVSAGWAGLARLRGKDAPLRWVQGVAVTLSAVALVAHMAERGNWLPMRDNFDALLCLALFAIALPLHVGLVGKRFGWLDATLPVVAAVLLVAAGVFGATRPQDYHLDSLWHWVHRVSSYGGAAAFALAAAGGTAYLVLRQRLRDHADPLPGLGSLSNLERVTFYAAVTGFALLTVGLLTGVWRWRYLGDAAAADTKITLAVAAWVVYLLVLHAPLHPRFRGRAAASLSIAGFVVMLGVLVTVQFM, from the coding sequence ATGCCGGCACCGCACGTCAATCCGCTGCCGTTGATGCTCATCGGCGGGGCCGCGCTTGCGTCGGTGTCGGCGGGATGGGCCGGCCTCGCTCGTTTGCGTGGCAAGGACGCGCCGCTGCGTTGGGTGCAGGGTGTTGCGGTGACGCTCTCGGCCGTCGCGCTCGTTGCCCACATGGCCGAGCGGGGCAACTGGCTGCCGATGCGGGACAACTTCGACGCGTTGTTGTGCCTTGCGTTGTTCGCCATCGCTCTGCCGCTACACGTCGGGCTCGTCGGCAAACGTTTCGGCTGGCTCGACGCGACGCTGCCGGTCGTCGCGGCGGTGTTGCTTGTCGCGGCGGGCGTGTTCGGCGCGACTCGGCCGCAGGACTATCACCTGGACTCGCTATGGCACTGGGTTCATCGCGTGAGCAGCTACGGCGGGGCGGCGGCGTTCGCACTCGCGGCGGCCGGCGGCACCGCCTACCTCGTACTCCGTCAACGCCTCCGCGACCATGCCGATCCACTGCCCGGACTTGGGTCGTTGAGCAACCTCGAGCGCGTCACCTTCTATGCCGCCGTCACCGGGTTCGCGTTGCTCACCGTCGGGCTGCTGACCGGTGTTTGGCGCTGGCGTTACCTCGGCGATGCGGCGGCGGCCGACACGAAGATCACACTCGCCGTCGCCGCGTGGGTCGTTTATCTGCTCGTGCTCCACGCGCCGTTGCACCCGCGCTTTCGTGGCCGGGCGGCGGCGTCGTTGTCCATCGCCGGCTTCGTCGTCATGCTCGGCGTTCTCGTCACCGTCCAGTTCATGTAG
- a CDS encoding bifunctional precorrin-2 dehydrogenase/sirohydrochlorin ferrochelatase, with translation MLLNIETWPVLVVGGGTVAARKAEGLLEHGARVTMVSPEFGDVPAEVIRIVDRFNPVHLAGKRMVFAATNRADVNDAVCKAARDYGVLCNRADPGEGQVRADFSTPPHRTDGDITITATTGSPALSKRLLDELRPDPRIAAMARVMAELRPWIIEHVPLQDRRALFRRLVRDDALDAATVGFAAVRRLVDQHIR, from the coding sequence ATGCTTCTGAACATTGAAACCTGGCCGGTGCTGGTCGTGGGTGGCGGGACCGTCGCGGCTCGAAAGGCCGAGGGGCTGTTGGAACACGGGGCTCGGGTGACGATGGTTTCGCCGGAGTTCGGCGACGTGCCGGCCGAAGTCATCCGCATCGTCGACCGGTTCAACCCCGTCCACCTTGCCGGCAAGCGGATGGTGTTCGCCGCGACCAACCGGGCCGACGTGAACGACGCAGTGTGCAAGGCGGCCCGCGACTACGGCGTGCTTTGCAACCGCGCCGATCCCGGCGAGGGGCAGGTCCGTGCCGACTTTTCGACCCCGCCGCATCGCACCGACGGCGACATCACCATCACCGCCACCACCGGCAGCCCGGCGCTGAGCAAACGTTTGCTCGACGAGTTGCGACCCGATCCGCGGATCGCGGCGATGGCGCGGGTGATGGCCGAACTGCGGCCGTGGATCATCGAGCATGTCCCCTTGCAGGACCGCCGGGCGTTGTTCCGTCGGCTCGTCCGTGACGATGCGCTCGATGCAGCCACGGTGGGCTTCGCCGCCGTCCGCCGTCTCGTCGACCAACATATTCGTTAG